From Candidatus Alcyoniella australis:
GCGGCCGGCGCGCGGTCTGCCCGTCCACACGGCCCAAATAGCGAGCATCAGGCCCAGGAATGCCATGCCGCCCGAGCGACGGCTGAGCTCGACCAGGTTCGGCCCGGGCTGTTGCAGCGTAAGCGACCAGCCGCCGGACGCCTCGGCCGCAGGCCATAGCAGGCTTAGCTCGATGTTCAGCGCCAGCACCGCGACCGCAGCCACGATATGCGCCGGGCCAAACAGCTTGCGCCTGCCGATCAGCAGGCCGATCAGCATCCCGGCGATGGCCAGCATGCCCGATAGCGCCACCTGCCAAGTGAGGGTCAACGCCGCGAGCAGCAGAACCCAGCTTTTCCAGCTTGGCTTACGGGCAAAACTTAGGCAGCCCAATGCGGCAAGCACCACGAAAGGCACGCAGGCCTCGTTGTTCGAGATGTCCGTGCCCAAGGCCACGGCCCAGGGCGTGAGGCACATCAGCAGCAGACAAAGCCACGCGGCCCGATAATTGATGAAGCGCCGTGCCAGCTCAAAGCACAGGATCGCACTGAGCAACGCCAGCACGTTCATGCCCACGAATGGTCCGGCTACACTGCCGATCAGCGCATAGAACGGCGCCAGCAGCGCGGAGAACAGCGGACCTTGGGACAGCACGCCGCCGTGCACGCTTGCGCCACCGAGCCCGCCGTGGTCCAGCAGCGCCTGCACGTTCAACGCCTGCTGCAGGTCGGCCCAATCCCATTCGCGGCCCAGCTGCATCATGTGACGCAAAAAAGCCGAGAGGGCCAACGCCAGTGCGTAGAGATGAAGGTGCGATTTGCGCGGCATGGGGCACGATATTATGCAAGACATCCGCTGGGAACAAGGCCCCGAGCATCTCGGGATTCGAAATTGAGTCATGCTCGGGTGGCGATTGAATATTTGTAGCCCGTGGAGCATAGTATTTGCATATAGAAAACAGCCCCGCTGCTGCTGGTAATCGGCTATACGCTGATCTGTCTGCTGTTCATCGGGATGGACATGCGCAACTACACCCTCTACAAGCTGCTCTACTACAAGTACATGATCTGCAAGCCCGAAGACCGCGCAACGCTGGACTCGAACTTCGCCATCCTCGATGCCTACCTGGATCATAAAGGGATTGATAAAGACGATCCGCGCAGGACCGAGGTCAGGAAAATGCGTGACGAGGTTAAAAATAGGACGGGTTTAAATAAGATCCTCTACCGCTATTGGATCCTGGTGAGGTTGTTCTGCGCTATCGAGATCGGGCCGGTATCGTCTGCGTTGTTATTGCTCTACGCGCTCTCACCCGTGGCGATTGTCTTCGTGATCTGCGCCTCGTCCTGATCAGGCCAAAGCGTTATAGAGTGTGATAATTCCCAGCACGCAGACGAACACGGCGATCGAGACTTTAACCACGTTCTCCGGCAGCCGCTTGAGAGTGGTCGCGGCCAGCGGGATCGAGAGCACGGCCCCGGCCATCAGCCAGGGGGCCAGGGTCCAGTCGATCGAATCTTTAAACACGATGTAGAGCCCCACGCCGAGTAGGCAGGTCACGCCCTCGGAGAACGAGGTGATGCCCACGGCGTTCTTAACGCCCACTCCGCTGAGAACCTGACCACCCATGACCAGCGGACCGTAGCCTCCGCCCGAGAGCCCCTTGTTGAACGAGGCCACTGTGCCCAGCACCATAATCCGACCCCAGGACAGTTTCGGTTTGCGTCCCAGGTTGGCCAAAATCACTATGCCCATCAGCAGCACGATCGAGCCGATGATCAGCTTAAGCATGTGCGGGGAGAGCTTCACTGCCAGCATCACCGCTGCCAAAGTGCCGACCACGGCGAACAGCGAAAGTACGAACGCCACCTTGGCGTCGGGCGATCTGGGGTGCAGGTTGACGTTGTTCTCGCTGTGGTGGAAAAACGCGGCGGTCAGGCCGGTGACGAACTCCGAGAGCAGCACCGCGGGAACGATCTGCATCGGCTCGTAGCCCATCAACAGCAGCACCGGGGTGAGGATCGTACCGTAGCCGCCGCCCAGGCTCGAATCGACGAACTCGCAGACAAAGGCCAGCGGCACCAGCAGCAGTAAGAAGTAATCCATTTAAATCCTCAAACCAGCTTCGAGAGCGTGAGCTTCTCAAGCCGTTTTGCCGCAAAATTACGGATAATCCTCAGTTCGTCCAGCAGGCGCTCCTCGCGCATCAGCGGGGTCTTGGAAAAGAAAAACTCGCTGACCGACTCGGTCGGCGCCAACGCTCCGTCCATCATCCGAATCACCTCGGCCACCGAGATCTGCGAGGCGTCGCGCGCCAGAGCGTATCCGCCTCCCACACCGCGACGAGCCTTCAGGATTCGGCCCGACCTCAGGGCGCCAAGCAACTGTTCGAGGTACTTGGGCGGAATGTCGCAAGCATGGCTGATCTGTTCGATGGTGATAAAGCCCGAGTCGCTGTGGCGCGCCAAAAACAGCAGCGCCAGCAGGCTGTATTCGCTTTTAGTGGTCAGCTTCATTCGTTACAATTACCTATATTGCCTACCGGGTTTATAGGGTATTAACCACCTGGAGTCAATTGCAGCGCCGCGTAGCACGATCAGCACTATTTTGTGCTATTGTTCTTCGGGGAAATTTCCACCAAATATCTACATATCCTCGGAGCGATCAGCATGCCCAAGAAAACCATCGAGCGCATCGGTATCACTTTCCCTCCAGGCCTGCTTAAAAGCTTTGACCGCCACATCAAGGCCAAGGGCTACCGCACGCGATCCAAGGCAATCAACGATCTGGTGCGCGAGGAACTAACTCGTCAGGAATGGGAGTCGGGGTCCGGTGAGGTCATCGGCGTAGTAACCCTGGTCTACGACCACCACGTGCACGGACTCTCCGACCTATTGACGGACATTCAACACGAAAACTATCAGTTGATCGTCTCCACCACGCACATCCACATCGACCCGCACAACTGCCTGGAGATCCTGATCATGCGCGGGTCGGCCAAGAAGATTCGCCCGATGGCCGAGAAGCTGATCAGTTGCCGCGGCGTGCTCCACGGCAAAACGATCTTCACCACTACCGGCAAGGGCATGTAGGCACCCGGCTTTGAGGCAGCTTTGAGCCGCCACAAGGCTCGCGCAGTACGACGGTCGTAGCTCAACGATCCACTCCGCGGAGGCACCTATTGAGGTGGCCTTGAGCAGCAGTAAAACTCTACTGCACACTCACTCGCAGGCCACGCTGGGCAGCGCCGGGCTTGATCCACAGCTCGGCCGTTGTTGCGTCGAACCACCAGCCGCGCTCGACCGCGCTTAGGGCATCGATCGACGCGCACTCGTCCAGCACGCCGTGGGGTTCGCAGCTCACGGTTGCAGGCTTGGACTGCCCACGGACCAACAGGGCGTAGGCGCGGTCGTTGGCGCTGATCTCGATTTGCAACGCATCGGCCAACTCGTAGGAGATCGTCGCGCCGTTGCGCCCCTCCTCGTAGAGTTCAAAGTTCTGCGCAACCAGCGGATCAATACGCACGGTCAGCGCCGGCGGCGTGCCCGCATCGCCCTGGACGATTGAATCCTCGCCCAGCTCCAGGGGGATGATCGAGCCCTTGCGCACGAAGATCGGATAGCGTTCCAGGGAGTAGTCGATGGTCTCGACGCTCGGCCCGCTGTGCTCGGAGCCGTCGAACCAGTCGATCCAGACCCCTTCGGGAAACTCGATCTCGCGCGAAGCGCCCGCCTGGTAAATCGCAGCCACCAGTAGGTTATCGCCCAGCATGTAGCGGCCCAGGTCGATCTCGCCCTCGAGCTGGCGCATCAGGCCGACCTCGCGCACGAACGCCTCGGCACCCATGCTGTAAAGGTAGGGTTTGAGCGTCAGGTGCAGGTTTACGTAATCGCGGTAGATCGAAAGCACCTGCTCGTCGTAGATCCACGGCCGATGCTCGCCGCCGCCGCCGTTTTCCATGATCGGGCACAGCGCGCCGAACTGGGCCCAGCGGATGAACAGTTCCTTGTCGCGCAGCTCGTCCTCGCGGTAGCCGCCGATGTCCGAGCCGACGTTGACGAACGCGCGGCGGCCCGACTCAAAGATGTTGAACATCGCGGCCTGCAAACCGCTCCAGGTCGGATCCTGGTCGCCGACCCAGCCCGAGGCCAGCTTATCGCGCGGCGCGAACTCGAGCCCCAAGGGCAGACCGTAGGAATCGAACGGCCGCGCGAGGGTCACGCGATCGGGCCCCAGCCGCTCCCGCGTGTAGTCGAAGAAGTCGGCGTAGTACATCTCCATCCATTCCCAGGGGAAAATCGTACCGCCGTAGCCCGTGGCGTATACCCAGAGGTACATGTAGGGCCCGGTGCCGTCGCACTTCCAGCCGTCGATGCCCAGGTCGAGCATCTGGTCGATCTGCGAATGCCACCAGTCGACCGCGTCGGGATTGGTCAGGTCGATGAACGAGCCCTCGCCCTTCCACCAGTCGACCGTGCGGCAATCGCTGAGCAAATAGCCGTTGTCGCAGGCCTCATCGTAGTTCGGCGAGTCGAGGTTGACGTTGCCGGTAATCCAGAACAGCACGCGCACGTCCAGCTCGTGGAGCCCGTCGATCATCGCACCCGCGTCGGGATAGTCCTCGGGGTCGGGCACGAACGAGTTGTAGCCGGTCTCCCACGGGCTGTCGATAATCAGCGCGCCCACCGGGATCTCGTGGGCCAGGTAATCGGCGACCAACTGCTCGGCGCTGCCGCGGTCGCCCTCGTCTTCCCAGACCCAGTGTTCGAGCACCCACTCGGGCCAGAACGGCGGCTCGTTGTCCGCGGGGCCGACTACGAGATCATCATCGTCGTCATCGTCGTCTGCGTCGTCGTCGCCCGTATCGTCGTCGCCCGTATCGTCGTCCGCCTGGTCGTCGTCGTCGTCGTCAGCGCAGGCGATGCTCAGCAGCAGCGCAGCGGTCAGAGCCAAGGCCAGCAGCACCGGCAGCAGGCGTTCGAGCTTTACGATCATCGGCAACCTCCAGGTTGAACAGGAAGTCTACCATCGTATGCAACAGGGTTCAAGAGCCGCGTTGCTTGACGCGGGCCAGAGCATCGGGCGAAATAACAGGATGATCATCATGGCCGTGGACTACGGCGACAAACGCATCGGACTGGCGGTGAGCGATCCGTCCGAGCAGATCGCGCTGCCATCGGACACGCTGACCAACCCCGGAACCCTCGAGGCTGCGGCCGAGCTTGTGGCCCACGAGGCGCAGGGGCGCAGCGTGGAGCTGATCGTGCTGGGCCTGCCGCTAAACATGGACGGCAGCGAGGGCGAACGCGCCGTGCTGACCCGCAAGTTCGCCGCGTTGCTCGAGGGCCACGACCTACGCGTTGATTTCGCCGACGAGCGGCTGACAAGCTGGGAGGCCGAACGGATGATGATCGAGGCCGACGTCAGTCGCAAACGCAGAAAACAGGCCAGCGACAAGCTGGCCGCAACATTGATCCTTAGGCAGTATTTACAGTGGCGCGCAAAAAGTTAAACCGCACACTGATCGTGCTGATCGTGGTCGTGACGTTGGTCGTGGTCTGCGTTGCGGCGCTGATCGCCGGCTTTTTACTGCGGGCTCCGGGCCAAGGCCAAGAGGTGCGGCTGTTGATCGAGCAGGGTAGCTCGCTTGCAAAAATCTGCGAACAACTCGAGCAGGCGGGCCTGATCAGCGACCAGCGGGCTTTCGCGCTGTTCGTCCGGCGTATGAACAAGGATCGATCGATCCGCGCCGGCGAATACTCTTTGCGCGATGACCTACGGCCCGGCGAGCTGCTCGAGGCGCTGACATCTGGCTCGACCGTGGCCCACGTGCTCACCGTTCCCGAGGGCTACAACATCAAGCAGATCGCCGCGCTGTTCGATCAGCAGGGAATCGCCGCGGCCGACGAGGTAATCGCGCTGGCGCACGACAGTCGATTGATCGCCCAGCTGGGCGTTGAGGCTCCGAGCCTCGAGGGCTACCTGTTCCCCGAGACCTATCACTACGAACTGTTCCAAGGGCCGCGGGAGTTGCTGACGGCGATGGTGCAGCAGCTCGATCAGGTCTACACGCCGCGCCTGCAGCGCCGCGCCAAGCAGTTGGGGATGACCAAGCTCCAGGTGCTGACCCTGGCCTCGCTGATCGAGAAGGAGACCGCGCAGGCCCAGGAGCGACCGCTTATCTCGGCGGTGTTCCACAGCCGGATCGAGCGCGGCATTCCATTGGCCTGCGACCCGACGGTGATCTACGGCATTGCTGATTTCGACGGCAACCTGCGGCGCTCGCATCTGCGCGACCGCTCCAACCGATACAACACCTACCTGCACAAAGACCTGCCGCCCGGGCCGATCGCCAATCCCGGAGCGGGCGCGATCGAGGCTGCGCTTTACCCGGCGGACGTTCCGTATCTATACTTTGTCAGCCGCAACGACGGCAGCCATCAGTTCTCAACAACCCTGGCCGAGCACAATCGCGCCGTGAGACGCTTTCAACGTGCCGGGAGCGGAGGTAGGCGTTGAACCAGCCGATGATGCAAATCGCCTGTGCCGCGCTGATCGCGCTGCTGTGCCTGACGTGCTGTGCGTTGGGCGCTGTGGCCGAGGATGCGGCCGACCCGTTCGCCGAGCCGATCGTCGATCAGCCGACCGATCGACTCGACATGGCGCGCACGATGCACAACCGCATCGCAATCGGTCTGGGCTACCACCTGTACTACGGAGGCTCTCTGCGCGAGACCGGACGCGAGCCCGACGGCGCGCTGCCGATTACGCCGGGCGAGATCCGTTGGACCCTGCGCGACGAGTTCGACCTGGGCTCATACCATGGGCCGGCAATCCAGATCGAGTGGGAGCATCTGATTATCCCGCAGCTGGGCATGGCCTGGGGCGTGGGATTTTTCGGCGGCACGCGCCAGCTCGATTTAGAACGCGAGGGGGCGAAGTTCAGCGGGCCGTACGCGGCCAACGCCGTTTACCTGACCCTGCTCGCGCCCCGCGTGCACTGGCGGATCAGCCCGCGCTTCGACCTGGCGGGCGGAGTGGACGTGGCGCTGTGCTCGTTCGCCGCCTACTACGTGGTCGACGTCGAGGTCGGCGGCGAGACCTTCCAACTCGACGAGACGATCTACGGCTTTACCCCGCTGTACTCGGCGGTGGTCAGCCTCGAGCTGCGCCTCTCGCGCCGCTGGGGCCTGCTGCTGACCGACAAAGTCAGTTACGGCAAGATCGAGGCGAACGAGGGGAACCTGGTGATCGGCGGCAACACGACGCTGATCAGCGCCGCGATCCATTTCTAAACTGGATTATTGTCGATCGATAGAATTGAGCTAAACGCTCTAACTGAACCTGGTAAACACCATCCGAAAGATGCCGGAAAGTGCGATGCAGGTGGCCAGCAGCCCATGAACGTCCTGTTCCTTGAGCGAACTGGACAGCAGGTCGATCTCATAATGGCCGTGGACCAGGCCGGAGTGCTTCTCGAAGATCGCGGCCACCTCGCCGTTGACCAGCACCTGATAACGGTGGAACGACAGCAGCGAGAACCAACGACGTACGCGCTGCATTGAGCTAAGCTCGGGATTGACGCACATCCGCTCGCGCCCGTCAGCGTCGATGAAATACCAGCACTTTGGTCCCTTGCCACTGTCTCCGCGCCGGTACTGCAGCACGCCGATGATCTGGTCGTCGGGCGTACAAACCATCATGTTCCAGTCGATGCCGTAGACCGGACTGATAAAGAACAGCTGTTTGCCTTTTTCCCCGCCCTGGTACACGTAGACGTTTTTTTTGAGCCTGAACGACGGGCAGTCGATGCGGTACAGCTCGGACCCGTGGGGGCCGAAGACCGTCATCCTGTTCGATAAAGTAAAGAACCTTTGCCTGATTGAGAGGTGCTCGGGAATCGCCCCATTGCTGCTCATACCCAGCCCCTGCCGGTTGCGTGCCTATACCGTGGCTGGACACCACGAAACTTGCTTTTATTTTCAGTCCTTTGGAATTAATACCACAATTTTCCAGCAGTTGTAAGCATTATCTTTATCCCGACACGTCTCATTATTGCTGATGTACGATTGACCGCTGCTATGCAAGAAACAGCAAGGAGTGTTGCCTTTCGCCCCATGACGCGCGCTGCCATGCAAGCAGATTATAAACGGAAATGTAAGAATAATTCATTTTTATTAATCAGTTAGGTTGGTAAATGTAAAACGTTCGACTGGTTGGCACATCGGTTGCTAAATAATCAGTTGAGCATGGGAGGAACACAGGCGGGCAAAATTCTGTGAAATCGCATGCTCTCTCAGGGGATCCCCCGTATCCCTGAGACCTCCCCATACCTCACTGCTGTGGTACTCGGGGGGTGCGGTCGAGAGGCCGTACCCCCCAATCTAATTTCCGCGGCGCTCCGTCCACTGCTGGAGTGCCCTGATTAAGAAGTACCATGAATATTATGGGCCAACCTTGTATACTGCCTGTTACATCCAAGAGGAATGGCAATGGCCCAAGCCAAACGTTTGTTGACGATCGTCCTGATAGTCCTGACCAGCGCGATGCTCTGTTCTTGCATCGTACTCACGCGCAACAACAACACCCGCGCGGTGCAGCAGACCGGCCCACATTATCCGCCGGGCCTGGGGAGCGCGGCGCCCGCCGAGCTGTGGACCGAGGGGAGCCTCGACCCCATCGGGCGGGTTCAGATCAACAGCACGACCTACTCCGACCTGGCCGATCAGGTCAACCCGGCGGTGGTCAACATCTTCACCACGGCCGAGATTCAGGCCGGGATGAGCTTCGGCATTTTGCAGGTTCCGCTGCCGGGCCTGGACTACGAGGCCAACAGCCTGGGCACCGGGTTCCTGATCACGGACGACGGATTTATCGTCACCAACAACCACGTGATCGAGCACGCCGACCAGATCGGCGTGGTGCTGCCCGATCGAGCGCAGATCGCCTCGGCGCGGGTGATCGGCCGCGACCCGATCATCGACCTGGCTCTGCTCAAGATCGAGACCGACCGTGCGCTGCCCTATCTGCGACTCGGCGACTCGGAGCGCGCGCGGGTCGGCGACTTCACCGTGGCCGTGGGCAACCCCTTCGGCCTGTCGGGCACGGTGACGATGGGCATCCTCTCGGCCAAAGGACGCACGATCAGCTCGGGCACTTTGCGCGAGGGGTTCGAGGACTATCTGCAGACCTCGGCCCAGATCAACCCGGGCAACTCCGGCGGGCCGCTGGTCGATTTGCGCGGCCAGGTGATCGGCGTCAACACCGCGATCATCCAGGGTGCCCAGGGCATCGGCTTCGCCGTTCCGATCAACCTGGTCAAGGACGTACTGCCAATACTGGCGCGCGAGGGCCGGGTACGGCGGGCGACCGTCGGCGTGGCCGTGACCGAGATTACGCCCAAGCTGCGACAGTCGCGCAACCTGCCGTCCGCGGGCGCATTGGTCAGCCGCGTCTACCGCGGCGGACCGGCCGAGTACTCGGGTCTGCGCCGCGGCGACGTGGTGACCGCGATCGACGGTCAGGCCGTGGAATCGCCGCGCGATTTCGTACGGCTGATCTCGGGCAGCGCTCCGGGCAGCGCCCTGCGGCTGACGGTCTGGCGCAGCGGCGAGACGATAACCGCCAACGTCAAGGCAGTTGCACTGAAATGACCAAGCCCGGCGCTCGCTTCTCGCTGGTGACGAACAGCCATCCGATGCGCGAGCTGCTCAAGCTCGCCCAGCGCGTGGCGCCGATGGAGACCACGGTACTAATCCAGGGAGCGTCGGGAACCGGCAAGGAGCGGCTGGCGCGCTGGATCCACACCAACTCTCCGCGCGCCAAGGGCCCGTTCGTAGTGCTCTCGTGCTCGGCGATCCCCGAGACTCTAATCGAAAGCGAGATGTTCGGCGTGACCCGCGGGGCCTTCACCGGGGCCGAGTGCGACCGCCCGGGAGTAATGGCCGAGGCCCATGGCGGCACCCTGCTGCTCGACGAGATCGCCGATGTCGCCGAGTCGGTGCAGGTCAAGCTGTTGCGCGTGATTCAGGAGCGCAGCGTGCGCGCAGTCGGCTCCGACCACGAGCATCCTGTGGACTTCCGCCTGCTGGCAGCCACGGCCCAGCCGCTGGACGAGCTGGTGGAACAGGGCAATTTCCGCCGCGACCTGTTCTACCGGCTGAACGTGGTCACGCTGACCGTGCCCCAGCTGCGTCTGCGACGCGAGGATTTGAGCGTGCTCGCCGACCAGATCCTACGGCAGATCGCCCAGGACTCGAGTAAAGATCCCAAGCATTTGAGCGACGAGGCGCTCGAGCGGCTGCTGGAGCACGACTGGCCGGGCAACGTGCGCGAGCTGGAAAACGCCCTGGAGCGCGCGGTGGTATTAACCCGCGACGAATTGATCACCCCCGATTCCCTTGCCCTGGACGCGGCACTTCACGACGATTCGATGCACCCCGAGCTGCCGCCGGGACTGAGCCTGGCCGAGCTGGAGCGCAAGTACATCGCGCAGGTGCTCGCCGAGTGCGGCGGCAATCGCTCCGAGGCCGCACGGCAGCTGGGCATCGACCGCAAGACCCTCTACCGCAAGCTGGGCCGGATCGTCTGACTCAAACTAATACGATGGTTTGACGGCCAGCACGTGGATGTTGTGCACGGCCAGTTCCTCGCGCTGCATGCCCTCGAAGCGTTCGGGCAGGTCCAGCGACCTGAGGAACTCGATATCCCGCGGGTCGGACTGCTGCTCGACGTGCAGGATCTGCATCCCCGCCTCGCTGATCATTTGCACGATCTGTCCCGAGCGCAGACGGTTGAGGTAGAAAATTCGGTTCTGCCCCAGCGCCGCCCAGCGCCGATCCGAATAGCGCAAAAAGTTGAGCCGATTGATCGAGCGATCCCGGTGGCTGAAGTGATCGGAGAGGTCGACGATGTGGTAGGCGAATCCGCCGGGCCGCAACAGTCGCATGCTCTCGGCCAGCATCCCGGGCAGCTCGAATTCGGGCACGTGCTCGAGCACGTTGCGGGAGCAGACTACGTCGTAGGCTCCGGCCTGCAGGCCGGTGTCGTCGAGCTCGGTTGGGGCCAAGTACTCGATGCGACCACTGTCCAAGATCTGCTCCATGCTCTTGCCCGCGCGCAGAATGCGCCAGCGCGAGTCAAGCAACGGCTCGTAGGCATCGAGCTCCTCGGCGATCAAGTGCAGCCGCTTGCCGAACTTCTCGAGCACCCGGTCGAGGTCGGCAAGTTCGAGTAGGGGACGTGCGTCGGTGAGCACAATGCGCTCCGCACCCAGCAGCGAAAGCAGCACCGCGCAGACCGGCGAGCAGCCGCAGCCCAGCTCGAGCACCTTGGCGCTTTGCACGTTCAGACCCGCCAGGCGCTGCAGCCGGTTGATCATTTTTATTCCCGCGGCGCAGTCGATGAGCACCGAACGCTGCAGGGCCGTGCGACGCCTGTAGCAGCGCTCGAACAGCTCTGCGCCGGGCATGGCTGCGGCCATGCTCAGCAGGCGTGCTTTTGTTCGAAAACGCATGGCGCCAGCTTGCAGCGGATGACGCAGCATGTCAAACAGCGGCTCCAAGCCAGCACCTTAAAGGTGCCGACGCGGAATTGGTCGTTGTTTAATTACAATCGCAATGCGCGAGTTTTGTGCCCGGCTCAAAGCCGGGGCGCGGGGCGGGTCGTGGAAATCAGCGAACTACGCGAGTTTTGTGGCGGCTCTAAGCCGCCTCGAAGCCGCCTAGTAGACCTCGCATTGCGGGTGCGTGCGCTGGAAGTCCTGGATCTGCGCTGCCGGCACGTCGGTGCCGTAAAACGAGACCAGCTCGAGTTGCTGAAGTTTGGCCAAAGCCGAGATGTCGCTGACGCGGGTCCAGGCCAGGCTCAGCCAGCTCAGGTTTTCAAGCCCGGCCAGAGCTTCGATGTCCTCAACCTCCGTGCCGCCGAGCATCAGCACGCGCAGCTCGCCCAGACCGGCGATCGGCCCCAGGTCGGCCACGGGCGCGTCGCGCAGGTCCAGCCTCCGCAATCCGCTGATCCGGCTCAGCGGATCTAGGTCGGACACGCTGCTGTGATTGAGAAACAACTCGCGCAGCAACCGCAACTGCAAGAGCACGTCCAGATCGTCCACTGCTGTCTCGCGCAGGTCCAGGCTGCGCAGATTGACCAGGCCCGCGATGGGCTTGAGGTCCTCGATCGGGCTCTGCCACAGGCCCAGCGCGATCAGGCCGGTGCGCGTTGCCAACGGCTCGAGGTTGGTGATTTCCACGCAGCGGCCCAAGTCGACCACGCGCAGCGTGGGCAGCGCCTCGATCAATTCGCTGAACGTCTGCTGGCCGACCCAACGTTTGAAGCGGTAGCCGATGAGCTGCGGTCCCTGGCCCACGTCGACCAGCAGGTTGTAAGCGTCCTGGGTCTGTTCCACCGAGAATTCGACGAACTGCTCGTCGCCGCGCACCAGGTGTGCGCCGCTGCCCACGGAGTAGACGTAAACCAGGTCGCCGGTACTCAGGGTGATTAGGTCCGGGGTAGTCATCCCGCTGTACACGCCGTTGACCCAAATCGCCAGGTCCTCCATTGGTCCGCGAACCTCGATGGTCACGGTCTTGCGCGGCATCAGCTTGGGGATCTGCAGTTGGTCGGTCAGCGGAGGCTGCGAGGTTGAGCGCTGCGCCTGGCAGGCGGCAACCAGTGTCAGGCACAGGCCAAGCACCGCGATGGTCAGCATTCGCCTCATCGCAATTGTTATACGAAATATTGTGGTTACTGCGAAAGCAGCTGGATTGCTTTAGAGAGCACGTCGTGCATCGCGGGCGCACTGCGTCGCACCGAGTCCAGGACCATGGCGTGCGAAAGTCCGGGACCGCGATCACTGGCAGCCTTGTTCGCCACTAGGCCCAGGGCAACCAGTCGCATGCCCAGCCACTGGGCGACGAGCGCCTCGGGTACGGTGCTCATGGTCACCGCGTCGACGCCCATGGTGCGAATCATGCGGATCTCGGCCGGTGTCTCGTAGCTTGGGCCGAGCAGCGCTGCCACGGTCCCGACGTGCACGCGGACGCCGGCCGCCCTACCCGCCTCGATCAGTTCCGCGGCCGGATCGAGGCTGTAGGCGCGGCTCATGTCGACGAACCGCTCACGCTGCGGCTCCAGTCGTTGCAGCTCGATCAGCGGGTTGCGGCCCTGGAGATTGACCTGATCGGAAATAAAGACGATGTCCCCGGCTTCCCACTCGAGGTTGACCACGCCGCAGGCGCAGGTCAGCACCAACCGCTCGATCCCCATGGCGTGGGCCGCGAGCACCGGCAGCACGACTTGCGGGCCCTGGAGCCCCTGGTAATAGTGAAAGCGGC
This genomic window contains:
- a CDS encoding sigma-54 dependent transcriptional regulator, which codes for MTKPGARFSLVTNSHPMRELLKLAQRVAPMETTVLIQGASGTGKERLARWIHTNSPRAKGPFVVLSCSAIPETLIESEMFGVTRGAFTGAECDRPGVMAEAHGGTLLLDEIADVAESVQVKLLRVIQERSVRAVGSDHEHPVDFRLLAATAQPLDELVEQGNFRRDLFYRLNVVTLTVPQLRLRREDLSVLADQILRQIAQDSSKDPKHLSDEALERLLEHDWPGNVRELENALERAVVLTRDELITPDSLALDAALHDDSMHPELPPGLSLAELERKYIAQVLAECGGNRSEAARQLGIDRKTLYRKLGRIV
- a CDS encoding class I SAM-dependent methyltransferase; the encoded protein is MRFRTKARLLSMAAAMPGAELFERCYRRRTALQRSVLIDCAAGIKMINRLQRLAGLNVQSAKVLELGCGCSPVCAVLLSLLGAERIVLTDARPLLELADLDRVLEKFGKRLHLIAEELDAYEPLLDSRWRILRAGKSMEQILDSGRIEYLAPTELDDTGLQAGAYDVVCSRNVLEHVPEFELPGMLAESMRLLRPGGFAYHIVDLSDHFSHRDRSINRLNFLRYSDRRWAALGQNRIFYLNRLRSGQIVQMISEAGMQILHVEQQSDPRDIEFLRSLDLPERFEGMQREELAVHNIHVLAVKPSY
- a CDS encoding purine-nucleoside phosphorylase, coding for MPLISPELERELAPLCALEPRVAVVLGSGHGGFIDRLQIQERLEYAQLPEFNAADDVPGHAGELIVGMLDGVRVAAFSGRFHYYQGLQGPQVVLPVLAAHAMGIERLVLTCACGVVNLEWEAGDIVFISDQVNLQGRNPLIELQRLEPQRERFVDMSRAYSLDPAAELIEAGRAAGVRVHVGTVAALLGPSYETPAEIRMIRTMGVDAVTMSTVPEALVAQWLGMRLVALGLVANKAASDRGPGLSHAMVLDSVRRSAPAMHDVLSKAIQLLSQ